Sequence from the Staphylococcus argenteus genome:
TTTCTTAATCAATAATGAAGAAGATAATTGATTCTTTGCTTTTTTACTAAAATGGTTATTTTGTTCCATCATATTTTTAAAAACTATTACTTGTTCAAGATTAGATATTTTCAAACTATCTTCCATCCAATAGCTTTTATAACTTCCCAAATTTTCATTACCATAATTTAATTGCTTGAGTTGAGCCGCAGTATAGCTCTTTGGTATTTGATTACTAATACGTTCGAAGTACCAATTAACTGAATTTTGCATTGCTGTATTTAAATCTTGTTCCTTATTCCAAGACTCGAAAAGATAATGTTTATGATTCCATGACATACGTGAATTTTTATCACTTATGATATGACGGTCAAGTCCAAACATCGCTAAATAAATTTTATAAGTTGAATCAGGAGAATATCTTTTTCTACTTTCTTTTTCATTATAAATATAGTATTTGTCTTTCTTCATGCTGTACATGACGAAAGATCCACTATTTGAACCAAAATTTTTACTTTCATCTAAAATTTGGTGATCGTTCTGTAAAGGCTTTTTATAATTATAATCAGTTATGGATTGTCCCATCAAAAACTGGCTTTGAATTACTATGAGCAAAAAAGTAAAAATACAAATAAAAATTGGAATTAATTTAGACTGTTTTTTCAAATCGGCTTCTTTTATATTAATTAATCTTCTTTTGAGTAATGACTTTTTACCATTAAATGAATGGCTTAATATATTTTTATTAAAAAATGGAATATTTAATACGGAGTCCATAATAGATTCCGCATAAGTTTTAAATTCATTTTTGTTAATATTATTAAGAACAAATCTATCGGCTTCGACTTCATTGTCATGAATTATTTTTCTTTTTACAATATGTATTAATGGATTGTAACTCATAACAATAGAGAAGATATTAAAGATAATTAAATGTAAAGTATCTCTATTTTTAGCATGAGCATATTCATGCAGTATTATATATTTTAGTCTTTTATCAATTACACTTTTAAAATATGAACTAGGAATCAAAATAATATATTTCCCATACCAAAAAGTTATTGGAGATTGAATAGTCTCTGCTTTTCGAATCACAATATTTTTTTTATATTGATGGTTGAAAAGTATCGTATCTACTTTATTTTTTTCATTTTCGTTTAGATAAAGTGACTGTTTCTTTAAATATTTAAGATATAATAAGGATTTCAAAAATTTAAAACTTAAAATAATAACTAAAACTATCCAAACAACTGTGCAGATATTATCAATTGAATCCCAATTAAACTTATGGATATCTGTTGTGAACTCTTGAATAGGTTTGGTGGTATTTATGTTATGGTTCAAGTCGTGTGACTTACTTTCAACTGTGGGCGCTTGATTATTCACATTATTAAATTTTATAAAAGAGAATTTAATTGGGATAAAAGGTATTAATCCAGCAAGCACAGTTAGATACCAAACTTTATAATTTAAACTATAATTAAAATAGCGTTTTAATATGTACTTAAAAAATACTAACAATAGAAATATAAAACAAAAGCTTACTACGCTCGTTATTAGTAATTTAGCCATTTTGACACCTTCTTTCAAATATTTATAATAAATAATTGACACAAATATTACAAATGTAATATTATATATTCGTAAAAATTACATTTGTAATATTGGAGGGTTTATTTTGAAAAAGTTAATATTTTTAATTGCAATTGCTTTAGTTTTAAGTGCATGTAATTCAAACAGTCCACATGCCAAAGAGTTAAATGATTTAGAAAAAAAATATAATGCTCATATTGGTGTTTATGCTTTAGATACTAAAAGTGGTAAGGAAGTAAAATTTAATTCAGATAAGAGATTTGCCTATGCTTCGACTTCAAAAGCGATAAATAGTGCTATTTTGTTAGAACAAGTACCTTATAATAAGTTAAATAAAAAAATACATATTAACAAAGATGATATAGTTGCTTATTCTCCTATTTTAGAAAAATATGTAGGAAAAGATATCACTTTAAAAGAACTTATTGAGGCTTCAATGACATATAGTGATAATACAGCAAACAATAAAATTATAAAAGAAATCGGTGGGATCAAAAAAGTTAAACAACGTCTAAAAGGACTAGGAGATAAAGTAACAAATCCAGTTAGATATGAGATAGAATTAAATTACTATTCACCAAAGAGCAAAAAAGATACTTCAACACCTGCTGCTTTCGGTAAGACTTTAAATAAACTTATCGCAAATGGAAAATTAAGCAAAGAAAACAAAAAATTCTTACTTGATTTAATGTTAAATAATAAAAGCGGAGATACTTTAATTAAAGACGGTGTTTCAAAAGACTATAAGGTTGCTGATAAAAGTGGTCAAGCAATAACATATGCTTCTAGAAATGATGTTGCTTTTGTTTATCCTAAGGGCCAATCTGAACCTATTGTTTTAGTCATTTTTACGAATAAAGACAATAAAAGTGATAAGCCAAATGATAAGTTGATAAGTGAAACCGCCAAGAGTGTAATGAAGGAATTTTAATATTCTAAATGCATAATAAATACTGATATCATCTTATAGTTTGTATTATCGTTGACATGTATAATTTTGATATCAAAAACTGATTTTCCCTCTATTATTTTCGATATTTATTTTCTTAATTCTCTTTAACAAACTAGAAATATTGTATATACAAAAAATCATAAATAATAGATGAATAGTTTAATTATAGGTATTCATCAATCGAAAAAGCAACGTATCTTATTTAAAGTGCGTTGCTTTTTTCTCATTTATAAGGTTAAATAATTCTCATATATCAAGCAAAGTGACAAACAACTTATTTTGTGTGATTAGGGTGTACTTAAATAACACAAAAGTAGGTTTAATATAATTAATTATATTAAATTTACATAATTTAAATCTATGAGTGGTACTTTTTCTTCTAATAATTCACTAAAAAATTCATCCACATTATCTTTTGAATTAATATAATTCCAGTTTAAATCGCTCTTATATCCTTTCTGATTTGAACCATATTTTTGACTCATGCAATAACTATTAATTTCTTTTTTTGAAATCACATTTTCTTTTATTAAATAGTAAATAAAG
This genomic interval carries:
- the blaR1 gene encoding beta-lactam sensor/signal transducer BlaR1, coding for MAKLLITSVVSFCFIFLLLVFFKYILKRYFNYSLNYKVWYLTVLAGLIPFIPIKFSFIKFNNVNNQAPTVESKSHDLNHNINTTKPIQEFTTDIHKFNWDSIDNICTVVWIVLVIILSFKFLKSLLYLKYLKKQSLYLNENEKNKVDTILFNHQYKKNIVIRKAETIQSPITFWYGKYIILIPSSYFKSVIDKRLKYIILHEYAHAKNRDTLHLIIFNIFSIVMSYNPLIHIVKRKIIHDNEVEADRFVLNNINKNEFKTYAESIMDSVLNIPFFNKNILSHSFNGKKSLLKRRLINIKEADLKKQSKLIPIFICIFTFLLIVIQSQFLMGQSITDYNYKKPLQNDHQILDESKNFGSNSGSFVMYSMKKDKYYIYNEKESRKRYSPDSTYKIYLAMFGLDRHIISDKNSRMSWNHKHYLFESWNKEQDLNTAMQNSVNWYFERISNQIPKSYTAAQLKQLNYGNENLGSYKSYWMEDSLKISNLEQVIVFKNMMEQNNHFSKKAKNQLSSSLLIKKNEKYELYGKTGTGIVNGKYNNGWFVGYVITNHDKYYFATHLSDGNPSGKNAELISEKILKEMGVLNGQ
- the blaZ gene encoding penicillin-hydrolyzing class A beta-lactamase BlaZ; protein product: MKKLIFLIAIALVLSACNSNSPHAKELNDLEKKYNAHIGVYALDTKSGKEVKFNSDKRFAYASTSKAINSAILLEQVPYNKLNKKIHINKDDIVAYSPILEKYVGKDITLKELIEASMTYSDNTANNKIIKEIGGIKKVKQRLKGLGDKVTNPVRYEIELNYYSPKSKKDTSTPAAFGKTLNKLIANGKLSKENKKFLLDLMLNNKSGDTLIKDGVSKDYKVADKSGQAITYASRNDVAFVYPKGQSEPIVLVIFTNKDNKSDKPNDKLISETAKSVMKEF